In a genomic window of Anser cygnoides isolate HZ-2024a breed goose chromosome 26, Taihu_goose_T2T_genome, whole genome shotgun sequence:
- the TCIM gene encoding transcriptional and immune response regulator has product MKARRSNTTSAMSTSLRVSPSVHGYRFDTALRKKAVANIFESIDEESLQKLFKHSGDKKAEERAKIILATDQDVEEKTRALMALKQRRKDKLLQFLKFRKYSIKVH; this is encoded by the coding sequence ATGAAAGCAAGGAGAAGCAACACAACCTCAGCCATGTCCACATCCCTGAGAGTGAGCCCCTCGGTCCACGGCTACCGCTTCGACACAGCCCTGCGCAAGAAAGCCGTGGCCAATATCTTTGAGAGCATCGACGAAGAGTCGCTCCAGAAACTCTTCAAACACTCCGGAGACaagaaggcagaggaaagagCCAAGATCATCCTCGCCACCGACCAGGACGTGGAGGAGAAAACGAGAGCACTAATGGCACTAAAGCAGAGGCGAAAAGACAAGCTCCTCCAGTTCCTGAAATTTCGGAAATACTCCATCAAAGTCCACTGA